The Falco peregrinus isolate bFalPer1 chromosome 11, bFalPer1.pri, whole genome shotgun sequence genome includes the window TTACCTGCGTCCATGGGGATGGAGCTGCGGTTGCTGGGAGCCGCGCCGCCTtccgccgcagccgccgcctcctcctcctcgctgtCTACCGGCGGGTCGGGCAGATGCAGCCGCAGCATCTACGGGGAacggcgggcagcgggggccgggcccggcaCCCCCTGCCGCCCGCAGGGCCCCGCCCCCGACCCTCCCCGCCCCAGTGCCGGCCCCCCCGGTACCTGCAGCCGCTCCTGCAGCCCGGGGCCCGGCTCAGCGCAGCCCTCCGGCCCGAGGGGGGAGCCCGCCTCAGCGGGGCCCTGCTCCGGCTCCTGGCTCAGCGGCTGGTATAAGTACCCGCCGCCTTCCGccgcttcctcctcctcctcctcttcttcctcctcttcctcctcctcttcctcatcgCCGCTCCATCCCGCCGCGCCGTCGGGGGCCTCCGGCGGCCCCGGCTCCTCGGGACACACCCGCTCCGGCCCCATGCTCCGCACCACCGCCATCCACCGGGCGCGGCGCCGGGGAGCCCCGTCACCGCCCGGAagcgccgccgcgccgcggggcaTTGTGGGTGTTGTAGTTCCGGGTCGCGGGGGGCCCTGCGCCGCCCCCggcctcccccgccgccgccataTCGCGTTCggccggcggcagcgcgggAAGCTGGGCAGGCACCTCCTCCGAGGTGTCCTGGGCACGGCtgggccgtgccgtgccgctCCGCCCTGGCGGGGCGGTGCTGTAATACAAGTCCCAGGAGCGGCGGGCGTGGCCGCTGGAGCGGGGCTGTCGGGCCGCCTTCCTGTCGTCAGGTACGGCCCcggggctgaggaggggggcaCCCCGGGGCTGAGGAGGGGCCGGCGCGGCTAGAGCCACCCGTAACCCGTCCGTGAGGGCCGGCGCGGGGGCCCAGGCTGCCGCCTCTGCGGCGGCCGTTGGAGGCGTGGGGCGGCCCtgaggggccgggggcgcgcAGCCCACCCGCCTCGTCccgggggctgccccgtgcCTCGCCCCGCCGCAGACGCCGTCTGGGGCGGCTTCAGCGCCTTGACACCTCCCGCGGCTCGGCCACGCTGCCagcccgcggcgggggctgcccgcgggtaccggcggctgcggggccggcCCAGGGCCAGCGGCGGGTGCTGAGGAGGGCGGTGGCGCGGCTTGTGCGGAGCGAACAgctgccggggctgccccgctgCCGGGGGCCGAGGAGCGTGCCCAGGCTTAGGCGCCGCACATGGAGAGGGGGAGTCTGGGGGGccaggtggggagaggggggccCGCGGCTCGGTATGTGCGGGATGAAGCCGGGCTTTGGGCAAAAGTCAGCCAGCAGCGGGCAAGATATTGGGGCAGAAACCAGGAAGCAGCGCAGCTGTCCGCAGGGACGACACGGGGACGCGGTCGGTGCCTCCCGTGTCCAACGCGAGCTTCCGGAGCCGTCTGGGTTAAGCAGCTCAGGGGCTGTTCTAGCACCATCTCGTTTACAGCCGCTGGAATTGCCTTGCGAGTGTCCGAGCTGCTGAATGTGCAAGCTTGCAATTTCACACTGCCTTAGTCTAAATAGTCAAGGCATCAGATAAATGTCAAGCGTGAGTGAAGAAAGCGGCTTGTTCTCATGCTGTCTCTAACAGTAAGTTGGATGTGCTTGAAATAGAACTGCCTGTATTGGACTGCTGTGAGCTGGCTGGTCTATTTTAAGTGTTACTAAACCTTGTGGCTGGCATCTTTTGGGAGACGGGACTGA containing:
- the MEA1 gene encoding male-enhanced antigen 1, which gives rise to MPRGAAALPGGDGAPRRRARWMAVVRSMGPERVCPEEPGPPEAPDGAAGWSGDEEEEEEEEEEEEEEEEAAEGGGYLYQPLSQEPEQGPAEAGSPLGPEGCAEPGPGLQERLQMLRLHLPDPPVDSEEEEAAAAAEGGAAPSNRSSIPMDAEHVELVKRTMAGVQLPTRGIPAWASQISEEQWKAVVQHTLQARQSLGGPRPQWQ